The Carassius carassius chromosome 9, fCarCar2.1, whole genome shotgun sequence genome includes a region encoding these proteins:
- the LOC132148483 gene encoding sterile alpha motif domain-containing protein 9-like, which yields MCKESPQHNVSITHKLSETEKKQFSKKRQSLEKQFKPEFILTFVLMSEEFESHKIIEYVKQFVKHLLQGIDIKSVVTKLVLYVALLNTYVQNSFISRSHCEALLGLSVHLDRFRQHAFETSLSEQARLVLIHLRDEKTYIKFIRIIHPLIAKELLHQLLGDKQQQSGLALDLLNNDVLFEHRFGKDQYMKFLRDLFMTRRRISKGDKMDTFFSPLIEHVREKECPDKAIELLKAAYKRFHEDAFFAQQLARLNYKHDRFEEAEQWAKTAVAKRPNNSYFLDTRGQVYRQWFTAKFKAMKQTEKTPENVVGALETALKAIECFQECEKAAVEDNETINNAGFFGVVEVGCELLKLISSLDVFSGRNHSQCIKYLLTDYMPAEVEKPWEVFHGKLKNLQKIILEALEWISEDLSYFQTDKNTDEEKTSETVERTTKYPMHWLVNKSSAYGKYFSGASQSKDQNQGKLTPVMKRMMIYHHGGGNITTIFSILTNQKDCCGLNKPESPVMVLEQIISLYPSNPMGAQMPQSDLVNYIASHFALSCLSTQSPKLAAFQDLQSLTDQFPREKQRCLPSTLFLLVLLFWPEEHDTEAEKEHKYEIVLSAVEHLQKLYDKKLKDIPPRKKRIYTHFFLSNGTGFEKFVHKSKFETITKMFSVSEKRLKWFSGELWKMPEMSKLLKCVTGWTEDEKVFLEGPKGMKFHIPALKTSSVPHNNENVTFYLGFTLKGPVAYNITVQT from the coding sequence ATGTGCAAGGAATCACCTCAACACAACGTTTCTATTACTCATAAGCTttcagagacagaaaaaaagcAGTTTTCCAAAAAACGACAAAGCCTTGAAAAACAGTTTAAACCAGAATTCATTCTAACATTTGTCCTGATGAGTGAGGAATTTGAGAGCCACAAAATTATTGAATATGTGAAGCAGTTTGTCAAGCATTTACTACAAGGCATTGATATCAAGTCTGTTGTTACTAAGCTTGTTCTGTATGTGGCACTGCTCAACACTTACGTGCAGAACTCATTCATTTCTCGGTCACATTGCGAAGCTCTCCTGGGTCTTTCAGTTCATTTGGATAGATTTAGACAACATGCCTTTGAGACTTCTCTGAGTGAGCAAGCTAGATTGGTCTTAATACATTTGAGGGATGAAAAAACCTACATTAAGTTCATCAGAATAATTCATCCGCTGATTGCAAAGGAATTACTCCATCAACTTCTGGGTGACAAGCAACAACAAAGTGGTCTCGCTTTGGATCTTCTTAACAATGATGTGCTCTTTGAGCACAGGTTTGGTAAAGATCAGTACATGAAGTTCTTGCGAGATCTGTTCATGACACGCCGCAGGATCAGCAAAGGTGATAAAATGGACACCTTCTTCTCCCCTCTAATTGAGcatgtgagagagaaagaatgtCCAGATAAAGCTATCGAACTTCTCAAGGCGGCTTACAAGCGTTTTCACGAGGATGCATTTTTTGCTCAACAGCTGGCTCGACTCAATTACAAACATGACAGATTTGAAGAAGCAGAACAGTGGGCAAAGACTGCTGTAGCGAAAAGGCCAAACAATTCTTACTTTCTTGATACCAGAGGTCAGGTGTACAGGCAATGGTTCACAGCAAAATTTAAAGCCATGAAGCAAACTGAAAAAACACCTGAAAATGTTGTAGGTGCTTTGGAAACAGCACTAAAGGCTATTGAATGTTTTCAGGAATGTGAGAAAGCAGCAGTTGAAGACAATGAGACCATTAACAATGCTGGCTTTTTTGGAGTAGTAGAAGTAGGATGTGAATTGCTAAAGCTGATTTCCTCTCTTGATGTGTTCTCGGGAAGAAATCATTCCCAATGCATAAAATACCTCCTCACAGATTATATGCCTGCTGAGGTAGAAAAACCATGGGAAGTTTTTCATGGGAAGCTGAAGAACCTCCAAAAAATAATACTGGAGGCACTGGAATGGATTTCAGAAGACTTGAGTTACTTCCAGACTGACAAGAACACCGATGAGGAGAAGACATCTGAGACTGTTGAGAGGACCACAAAGTACCCCATGCACTGGCTGGTGAATAAGTCTTCTGCCTATGGTAAATACTTTAGTGGTGCTTCTCAAAGTAAAGACCAAAACCAAGGAAAGTTAACTCCTGTCATGAAACGCATGATGATTTATCATCATGGTGGGGGAAACATCACAACCATTTTTTCCATCCTAACAAACCAGAAAGATTGTTGTGGTCTTAACAAACCAGAAAGTCCTGTCATGGTTCTGGAGCAAATTATTTCACTTTACCCAAGCAATCCTATGGGGGCACAAATGCCACAATCCGACCTTGTCAACTACATAGCATCACACTTTGCTTTAAGTTGCCTCTCAACTCAGTCTCCCAAGCTGGCTGCATTTCAGGATTTACAAAGTCTGACTGACCAGTTtcctagagagaaacagaggtgCTTACCAAGCACTCTTTTCTTGCTCGTCTTACTTTTCTGGCCAGAAGAACATGACACAGAAGCAGAGAAAGAACACAAGTATGAGATAGTGCTCTCTGCTGTTGAACACCTCCAGAAACTCTATGACAAGAAATTGAAAGACATCCCTCCAAGGAAAAAGAGGATCTAcactcatttcttcctgagcaaTGGGACTGGTTTTGAAAAATTTGTCCACAAGAGTAAGTTTGAAACAATCACAAAAATGTTCTCAGTTTCAGAAAAACGGCTGAAATGGTTCAGTGGAGAGTTATGGAAAATGCCAGAAATGTCTAAATTGCTGAAATGTGTCACAGGCTGGACGGAAGACGAGAAGGTATTTCTGGAGGGTCCCAAAGGAATGAAATTTCATATACCAGCTCTGAAGACATCCTCAGTACCCCACAACAATGAGAATGTCACTTTTTACCTGGGCTTCACTCTGAAAGGACCTGTTGCATACAACATTACAGTACAAACATAG